One window from the genome of Toxotes jaculatrix isolate fToxJac2 chromosome 17, fToxJac2.pri, whole genome shotgun sequence encodes:
- the fam167b gene encoding protein FAM167A, producing the protein MDFKEFGDESSDGHAGDLDSVKALTEKLKLETRRPSYLEWQERVQSRSWKEISSADSPDSGGQVVPLPTSENSELVVRNICGFDSIDDALEFLRKELREMQVQDNRLARQLIRLRGEIHRLKVEQVCDRHKEMLDDATYELEECGEESDLLCDIPMKAAFALSTPLKHLGLTKMNINSRRFSLC; encoded by the exons ATGGATTTTAAAGAGTTCGGAGATGAGTCCTCCGATGGACACGCCGGGGATCTGGACAGCGTGAAAGCGCTCACAGAGAAGCTGAAGTTAGAGACTCGCAGACCATCCTATCTGGAGTGGCAGGAGCGGGTGCAGAGTCGGTCGTGGAAGGAAATCTCTTCAGCGGACAGTCCGGACTCCGGAGGACAAGTCGTTCCCCTGCCTACGAGTGAAAACTCAGAACTGGTTGTACGCAACATCTGCGGCTTTGACTCTATTGATGATGCTCTGGAGTTTCTGAGAAAAGAGCTG AGAGAAATGCAAGTTCAGGACAACCGTCTGGCCCGTCAGCTGATCCGCCTGCGTGGTGAGATCCACAGGCTGAAAGTGGAGCAGGTGTGCGACCGCCATAAGGAGATGCTGGACGATGCAACTTACGAGCTGGAGGAGTGCGGAGAGGAATCAGACCTGCTATGTGACATCCCCATGAAGGCTGCCTTCGCTCTGTCCACCCCTCTAAAACACCTGGGCCTCACCAAGATGAACATCAACTCTAGACGCTTCTCACTGTGCTAA